In Solanum pennellii chromosome 7, SPENNV200, the following are encoded in one genomic region:
- the LOC107026510 gene encoding uncharacterized protein LOC107026510 — translation MRCKVPSLVDLCVQTAVDNLRYLGDVGETDTYLLERILPHCSLEQLTHVENSTEGRDLSQVTDRLWKRFYQIEFGDKSINQVVERMKQVKVTFKWKQLYEAKTQEMEETQQRSFERIKELYQNENAKRQSRQVQVCTKVPPSSNKRSFYGSGLGSNFGNTKSPLMKKAKIEFVNSREVKNLAALKNKSVQRNHSQVSFIKKPGSFVSSQERGRGYEPDTSTRRGSSTYPDTAAKRGSSTYPDTAARRGSSTYPDSATRLGSSTHHDTAARHGSSTYPDAAARRGSSTYPDTAARRVPSTYPDTTTRLGSSPMASSARSKFTSR, via the exons ATGAGGTGTAAGGTTCCTTCGCTGGTAGATTTATGTGTTCAGACAGCAGTAGATAATTTGAGATACCTTGGGGATGTTGGTGAAACAGACACTTATCTACTAGAGCGCATTTTGCCTCACTGTTCTCTTGAACAATTGACACATGTGGAGAATTCGACAGAA GGAAGAGATCTCAGTCAAGTGACTGATAGACTTTGGAAGAGGTTTTACCAGATTGAGTTTGGTGACAAGAGCATCAATCAGGTGGTTGAGCGAATGAAGCAAGTGAAAGTAACATTTAAATGGAAACAGTTATATGAG GCGAAGACACAGGAAATGGAGGAAACTCAACAAAGATCATTTGAAAGAATCAAGGAATTGTACCAAAACGAAAATGCCA AACGGCAAAGCCGACAAGTTCAAGTCTGCACAAAGGTTCCCCCTTCTAGCAATAAAAGAAGCTTTTATG GTAGTGGACTTGGTAGCAATTTTGGGAACACAAAGAGTCCGTTGATGAAGAAGGCAAAAATAGAGTTTGTCAACAG TCGAGAAGTAAAGAATTTAGCTGCTTTGAAGAATAAGTCCGTGCAAAGAAATCATAG CCAAGTTTCTTTTATAAAGAAACCAGGTAGTTTTGTTTCTTCTCAAGAAAGAGGCAGAGGATATGAGCCTGACACCTCAACTAGGCGTGGTTCCTCCACATATCCTGACACCGCAGCTAAGCGTGGTTCCTCCACATATCCTGACACCGCAGCTAGGCGTGGTTCCTCCACATATCCTGACAGCGCAACTAGGCTTGGTTCCTCCACACATCATGACACCGCAGCTAGGCATGGTTCCTCCACATATCCTGACGCTGCAGCTAGGCGTGGTTCCTCCACCTATCCTGACACCGCAGCGAGGCGTGTTCCCTCCACATATCCTGATACCACAACTAGGCTTGGTTCCTCCCCCATGGCTTCGTCAGCAAGATCGAAATTTACTAGCCGGTAG